The Topomyia yanbarensis strain Yona2022 chromosome 3, ASM3024719v1, whole genome shotgun sequence nucleotide sequence CTAATGCCCGAATTCAAGCTTCACAAATCAGGAGCACACATGCACTACTCGCTAAATGTAACATAAACTATACTCTGTGTACTATATGTGTTTTCtatctagttatattttgcattCGACAGATAATAGAAGTCTTCAACTATCCTGATATAAAAGAAGAATCGATAGAGAAGAGAGAATGTCAATATCCTTATGAAAACATCACACAGGAGCTACCATATAGCTTTACAAACTGTTTTCTTTACCATAGAGTACGGATGGAACTGGAAGTTTGTAATTGCACTATACCAACATCACCGAAGGAATGTAAGTATGAACTTCTGAAAAGCgattaaaaataattgaatgatTAAATGAAATGGATGACACTAATCATATAAGACGAGTAAAACACAAGTCAAAAGATATGAAAGAGGCTTTGTTTCTCATACTTCGTGAGTGAGTTTACTTTGTAgttaaccttctttaggtgtttactttttgtaacgaataagatgttagcgggtcatattgaccctgatttcgaactcagttttaagacacattttcaacATAATCTATATGAATTGGTACTTAAATTGTTTgttaaaatgtttattttcagtttctggtaaatattaccgtttttcACCGTATTGGTCAGTGGGtatcggtgccgaatggggtcatgtttggcCGATTCCGACGGTATACTATTGTACCCCCAGAATCGGCATCGGAATCGTAATCCGGGACATCCAAGATAGATGTCATgtatcatgtacaaatttaatatatacattctcatttctgttttgtttgtgtttattattagtattctgtcaataaacctgtgatttatgatgacggttctgcATTCATCTATGGATGCCAAACATGACTCctttcggcaccgattcccactgaCCAACCAGTTGAAAAACGGAAATATTTACCAGAAACAGAAAATTGAAACtccaacaaacaatttaagtACCAGTTCATATAGATGTGTTctaaaactgagttcgaaatcggggttaatatgacccgctaacaccttattcgtaactttttggtacagcccttcaggaataagcgaaaattttgaactctattgaaaattgttgctctccatgaaagaggaaatttgaagaaattctaaatttctagatgcaaaatttaaaaagatatcaCATTTGGTAAGTTCATTTGGGGTCATATTGACAGtaacacctaaagaaggttaagGTTGCGGTCAACAATGACTATTCGACCGAGACTAGAGtgaataaacgaaataaaccCAATCAAATAAAGCTGACAGAAGACTACTTCCCCTTCACCAACGTGCAATGAATATTTTATAGACATTGTGGTGTATAGTTGCTTCGCAGCTAGTAAAAATACCACTCAATCGATATAATCGTTTCTACCAGAATTTCGCGTTTTCGAGAGAGGCGAAGCTGCCACTTGCCATTACCACTCATCTACCATACTTATTGCAGCCATAGTGACCACAACCGCTAGTGAACCAGATTAATGTACATTTTTATTTTGTCTGAGAGTTAGTGGAAACTACTATCTATTTATCTTTATGATTAAGTCCAGATCACTGCAGGCTACTAGTTATCCTCCAGAGAGAGAAAAGCACACAAAATTGCAACCTTTAATTCCATTGTTAATATCTAATTGAGCTCCCAAAAGAGATAGATTGGCTCGGCTGGCTCAAGAATTTGACAGTTTCGCTGGCTCAAGATGGCGTCTCCGCATATCTCTTACTAGAGGATAACTGCAGGGtacataaaaacaaaacaactcTCACGTGCATTAGCTTCTACTGTATCCCAATCAGTAACTCTGGCAAGGACCATCGGAAATTCCTAGGATAGAAGTGGAGATGTTACACAACATGTAAAATCTTATTGTCAGAGAGAAAAATACGTCGCTAAGTTGTTTACGTcaaaagtaatttttattttttctaagtgtgccTTTCAATACTATGAAGGAATGGTTTGTACCCGACAGTATCCTAGGATGTAATGAACGTATAAAACTACAAGTATTTGaatatttcataatttatattcatactcagttgcgtttcggcttcgcctcatcagaaaccgacactaacttattgtcggaatagattagcgccggcttgacgcaaatcccttaaaactaaaacacactctgtgtttcaatcgaacgactgatcaaacgtgatgtcccgttcgagcagaagttctgtttatgccgatgagacacagtgaagccgaaacttgtcttggcttagcaggcctatgcgagagcactatgctatatttcaccctaaggaggaaaatttggtaaaaaccaaaatttctcactagggtgaaaatttgttggtaagaccagtctttgcacttgaggtcacaaatccttatttcatactcagttgcgttttggcttcgcctcatcagaaactgacactaacttattgtcggaatagattagcgccggcttgacgcaaatcccttaaaactaaaacacactttgtgtttcaatcgaacgactgatcaaacgtgatgtcccgttcaagcagaagttctgtttatgccgatgagacacagtgaagccgaaacttgccttggcttagcaggcctatgcgaaagcactatgctatatttcaccataaggaggaaaatttggtaaaaaccaaaatttctcacgagggtcaaaatttgttggtaaaaccagtctttgcacttgagggcacaaatccttatatcatactcagttgcgtttcggcttcgcctcatcagaaaccgacactaatagGTTTTTCGATTGATGGCACTGACACCGTGCCGGTGTTTTGCACTGGCCCAGTGTCAATGGAACACTCCAGTGCAAATCGAGTGCAAGCTTGAATGTGTTCGTGTAGTTACTTGAGCTGTCATTTAACAGCTGATgcttgtttgtttacaaaaaaatggGTAGGAAACGAACAGTTTGTAAGTTACTATCAATTATTGTTGTTCTAGAGTGGTTCTACCTGCAAATAGCATGGCTACCATAAGCTTTTGCAATCGAGCAGCTTGAAAGAGAATAGTGTCGAAGTttgaaattaaagtttgtttTCCAGAAAAAACTGGAAGTGCTCTGAAGCAAGCAAAGAGAAAGTGATTCCTAGAGTTGAGTCTTCCCTTTTCTTCTGGTAACAAACAGCAGTTTTTTTACTCATGTTTTCTCTAGAGAAACTGAAAGCAAGAATCCAGTACTAGGACAAATCTTATCTGTTTTTGGCTACAGTTAAACTGAACTGTAAAACAGTTTCATGGGAAACACGTTACTTGACGCTGTCACTGTTGATTAAAAACTATgtagtaataaataaaatatgtttGAATGCTCTGGTTGGGACTTTCACCAACATTTCTTCAAGTATTCATAACTGGATAGAGGTTACTCATTTGTATAACTTCTCAAAATGTGCGGATATTCGATTCAAAGTTAGCGAGACCATCTCGCACCGCGCTCCAGAAAGTTTTTTTGATatctgttcggccatctatggaagctgtccttcaatgtcagctttctTCTCCGAACAGTCTAGActctagataagccgtgtagtgtcggtagtggttgtttcaaccggctaagaattacactacggacttcctgttccggtggtaaaaaCCAGCCAAATCGGGAACCCCAAATCCAGTGTCATCCGACTCGTGCTATGGTTAAAATttttgagggggtttaaaatattctcaatggcgaacggaacctgggaagagccgggcgagCACCCCAgcatgctgcattacgcagcggaacgctCGTTCAACGCACCAATTTTTTTGCGTCGACGTTCAGCATTATTTTGCCGGATTTTTTAGGGGTTTGCTGAAACTTTCGGCTGattgtagttcggtgaagttttgctggGTTTCGACTATCAAATTTCGTACAgacgaacctgcccagaggccgtgtggcatcctgCCAAGAATTGAGCCGCTGGGTTTCTGCTCCTACTTcctaggaggcgactgaaagcagGAGTTCcaaagtcaaggtgtagttccgtgccgatgGCTGgatggtctaaaatatgccagttgTGCACGGagtattttgggttttgcccttactgtgttatgcgaatctctgacacagtggaccattattttcttcgcaagtcgtgggaatcaaatgatcatgtcccatttaatcCTGATATGGCGCATTGTGTTAACATCCTAATTCGCTTGGTgttctctagttgttgtgcaatataTTATGGAAATTAAATGTGCAGTTTTGTAaccaacaatggttagaatagcacaaatcgttctccagcataaacgtacatcaATTATGATTCTATCTCGACTTATGCAGGAACGTACAACTTctatagcattggttcaagaaccgtacttccataaaggaaacttctatatttgaaagttacatcACACTGCCTTCGTTGCTTACAACGAGACAGGCATGACAAACCCACGTGAAAtacctcgtgcttgcattcttgctattgacgcgtgtctcatcgGAGCTCACAATTCGCGATGTCTGTGcaatctgcttttttcagcgatGCTTTTTTGCATATAAGTCAAACCTGTTCCGGCATCAACACAAGAGGTTTGAAGGACGCATGTGCCAACGGCAGGATTATGCTTTTCTGCTCTACATGCAGGGAAGAGTTGAACGGTCGAAGCATTCGTACTTTCATCGCTGAGACCCAACTCGCACCGCAAACGATTTGCCAACAAAAGTCGAACAACTTTCTAGTGCTGTTATGGCGCTAAGTAAAAAGATCGACAATATGCCTGGATCAGCAGCTCAGTCTGTGTGGACGGCACCGAATACACCTACATGGCCTAGGGGCACTAAACGTTGCCGAATGGAAGAAAAAACGGCTGTTCAGGCCCCGTCCGATTGTGGAACCAATCAGATCGATCTGAGTGATCTCTCAGTACGCTCTTTTATTACCAACGTTGACAAATTTTGGCTATACTTTTCTGAATTCAACCAACTAGTCAAGGACGGTGACGTGCAGAAAACTATATCCCGTTGTTTGAATGTACCtgaacctaggggcagatcacttgtgatgcatttttaaaaatcagcgctGAAATCGCGATCTTCGTTATTATAATTAGATTTTCGTTTATTCATCAAGACTATGTGTTGTCAGatgaattatatatatatatatatatatatatatatatatatatatatatatatatatatatatatatatatatatatatatatatatatatatatatatatatatatatatatatatatatatatatatatatatatatatatatatatatatatatatatatatatatatatatatatagatagatatagatagatagatagatagatagataaatgGATAATAAAAATAACTGGCTAATACACATcgtgcgttgctgcgactttcaacgaaataggagaaaaacagaatttgttccgaagcgccatctgtcgggcagataatcccaaaTTAAtatcacacaaacacgctccagagcaaacgcctactatgtataaattttgactgCAATctgttaagccgtttgggagtccataaatcatatacatacaatcaTGGACTTATATATATTGTTTAGCATATCTACCGTatccttctgatgatttgaaAAGTATTGTATATtactgtagcagaaatgggcttctgCTCATTATGGGCAgtgcagtgatgcaaatgctcatcacatcgtTTGGGGCAGACAtaaatctgagaggctctgaagtgatggagtacataagtagcaCAAATCTACATAGTCTGAATGTgggaccaacttttgcgaggtctgggagagaTGAGGTGTTGTacataacgctttgctctgCATTTTTGTATGAGCTGAGAatttggcaggttccaaatgaaactgaaccgtctatccgatcataaatatatatttttcgatctacTTGATGTCAGCCTCAGTATCTCGTAATCCTACAAATTGGgccctctttttggaaaacttggcgactaaatttcatgaatATTATCCAACAATTAGTAACCTAGACGACTTGGATGACGTCGTGAATACGACAAAATCATTCATAGTAGCAACCTACGAAGAAACTTgaccacttcgtactgttaaatcgacggtggagggctgagcttgaaagaacgaAGAAGCAAATGAGAAGAGCTTGGTACTGGCGTCAGCGTgttgactccagggctttcaggccatcgcgtagtgcatataagaaatgtcttagacctgcagagcgggctggctggcaaaacctatgcactaatgtctctagtctgaacgaggctaacaggttaaataaaagtctctcgaaatcgaaagattttcagaagaACTCCTTAAGAACCaaagatggtgtttatgtgacggacgaaaaagatgttcttaattgtctcttcgatgCACAGATTttcaggttgtatcgatccgaaGCTGAataatgttcacagatctcattctggtgattcggactcgtgggcgttagcacgcacattggtttccactgaatcggtcaagcgggcagtatcagcttaagttcttttcttctaaaagCTTTGAAACCGATTTGAAATGCAACTTGCATATCAGTGCGGGAAATCCACGATTACTCTTCTTCATGCTGTTGTTTACAGCATTGAGAAgaccttctcgctcaagcaatctagcttgggtgtgttcctagatattgaaggtgcttttgtcATTGTGTACTTCCAGTCTATTCTAGAAGCGACTCGCGGTCATGGGGTATCTGTATGTATCTCATCCAATCTATCTAATCCAATTGTCATCCAAAAACTCTGCGGAGGTAAAGACTTATGGTCTATAAGCGTAATACACAATATAAGAGAAACTACCGTCAAGATCATATAATTTCGAAGCCGTTAACATcgaaggtttagtatcttcggagaactTTTGTATATGGATAACGGCCCAGCCCggaaaaagaaaactttgatATCCTAATTACACATAACAGATCAACCTTTCAATCACAATGAAGGACCCCAAGAACTTGTTGCGGAACGGGAATGTGTTAACAGCTCGTACAGGAGCAACTACCAGGTGGAAGGGGCATGTTGAGTTGGTATTGAATGGACAAACGAGTGGAGAAGGCACAAACAGAATGGGATTTGGAAATGATGGACAAGCTGTGGATGTGAAGTGCGAAAGGCCATTCAAGAGTTGAAAAATGGCAAGGCCACTGGGAAGGATGAACTACCGGCTGAACTTCTAGAACTCGGTAGTGATTGGCTGTAATAAGTAATGGGTGGAAAAAGAAATGGCTTTGGTTGGATGCCGCCATGCAATACTCTCACGTATTCTGATTAGCAGGCTGCACCCGTTGGCTGAATCCTTTGTGGGCGTATATCAACGAGAGTTCCGAAAAGAACGATTAACGACGGATCAAATAACTTCCGCTCCTTCAAGACGATGTCCATGTTGGCCAAATACTTTTTGACCATCTGGCCGATCGCACCAACTTGTTAATGTTTATTGGACCACCATAGTCCAAAAATACCGGAGTTATTCCGCATTGCGTTGGGGTTAGTCGATTTTGTCATTTGGgtttttttattaataacaTAGAAGTTTTCTATGAGAttaaaatgtttcaaaacttgTAGGATTTACTAAAGCACAACATATTGATGTATTTTGAGGAAGACTATGTGCAAGAACCAAATCTGTCATTTTCAGATTACAAGTGACCTTCTAGGATCATATTCCGGATTCACCGAAACTGACCATCGCGACCAAATGGCCTCAAAACTTGCATTGAATGCCTTCAACTACCTTGTGAAGCTTagtagatgttttttgataGGTCGCATGATGAAGGTTTGCTATTTGATAAAAGCGACCCTCTTGGACCATATTCCGGATTCACCGAAACTGACCATCTCGGCCAAATAGCCTCCCAACTTACATGTAATGCCTTCAACTATCTTGTGTAGCTCAATAGATATTCTGGCTACGTCGCATGATGAAGATTTGCGATTTAATAAAAGCGTCCATCTGAGAccaaaatctggattcaccgGAGAACTGGTCAAGTGTACTTGTTGTTTGAAAACGTTATATTTGGTTTTGGGACATAGTCTTCTGCCACTTACATTGGAGTCATTTTTACAATGGACCCAATGAACATTCATTATTGACCTCTTGTGGCTAGTTCCAGAGCCCTCGGGGAAGATTGGCCAAACCTCAAATTATTAGTATGGTGggctttattaaattttaaaatagtttaagTTCATTCTCATAGAAAGTTTCCATGCTATTAATAGAAAAACTCCAAATGGCAAAACCAAATTGCTCCAATGCAATCCGGAATAACTCCGGTGTTTTAGATCACGGTAGTCCGGTCTCCATTGGTATGAACTACAATAAAACACAGTTCTTTTGGCGTATGAACCATCCAGATTGGTTAACTCTGTCAAGTGATATAAATTTCGATTGTGAACTGCTTGCAAAAAAACTCTGGAACAACCTTCGCCGAGAAGGAATCCACAATAACAAAATACTGATCCTGCGGACGTAAGTATCAGCATCCACCAACTCAACGACTTCTTCACTAACGAGCACCTCCAGCTGCGTACACGAACAATACGCCGAAGTGATTTGCCAGCAAGAGCGCTTCCGGACTTCATCAATAGTGGATTTCGCTTTGAACACACGAATTCGATCAATGTGTGTAAGAAGATATACGAAATTACAACATGCGCAACAGGAATCGACGACATACCTATCTCATTTATCAAGCTATTAGGCCCTCACATCCTTCCGAACCTCGTTCACCTCTTTAATGCGATCATCGATAGTCGCAGATTaccgaaaattggaaaaaggcCATCATAACGCCGATTCCAAAATCTGCCAATCCTTTCGAGCCAAAAgactatcgaccaattagtgtCCTCCCAGCTATCTCTAAAATaatcgagaaaattctgctcgACCAGATCTCTAGCTATCTGGACAATCATCAACTATGGCTGCTTGCCAAACATCAATCAGGATATCGAAAACGTCATAGTACCACCACCACCCTCACAAAAGTCGTACACGATATCTATACCAACCTAGCCGAAGGTAACTGTACTGTGATGGTTCTTGTCGACCTGTCGCTTGCTTTCAACTGCGTATCAATCACCGGATACTCCGCAAAAAGCTAGAGGAAGAGTTTGGTTTCTATGCTGATGCATGCGACTTGTTAACATCATACCTGAAGCACCGTACTCAGCTTGTCAAAGTAGATGGGAAGAAGTCAGCGGAGAGAGTACTTACAGATGGAACTCCCCAAGGATCCTGCCTCAGTGCACTGTTATTTTCCCTATATATTAATAGCATGCCTGAAATTCTCTCTGCAAATACCACCTGTACGCCGATGACAGGCAAATCTACATTTCCGGCCCGGTGTAAAATGTAGAAAATATGATCAATATATTAAATGTTGATCTCAACGCAATCGAACAGTGAACAGCGGGCAACAAACTTCTCCCTAACCCACAAAAACTCAGGCTATAATCTTCTGCAGCATAACACCCCTATCTCATTTTGCGGAGATTACCCCGCTGTCCAAAGAAGTCGCCAATCTAGAGTTAAAAATGGACTGCAACTTAAAATTGGCGCCACAGGTGAATAATATCACAAAGAAAGTATTCGACACATTATGGACTTTCCGACGCTTCGCATTTGTCCTTTCGACACCCACACGCAGGAAGCTGATTCGGAGCAGTCATCGTACCTTATCTCACATACGGTGACACGGTATATGTTCCAGGTTTATCAAATCAGCTATAAGAACAACTACTAAGATGCTTTAAAGCATGAGTTCGTTTGTGTATAACATCCGGAAAAGGGAGTCTTCAGCAGCTGTCCGTAATACAATTCTAGGGCGGAACCTGATGCAGCACTACCAGTTCCGCATCAACTGCTTCATGCATAGTGGGTTTCACGAATCGCACCCCGGATATATCCTGGAACATCATCAGAAAAGTTTCTTGGAGCACACAAGCTCATTCCACATCCCAACGAACACTACCAGCAGTAGAAAAAGTGTGCTGATTTACGAAGCCCTTAGCTGGAATGCGCTTCCAATTGAAACCGACAATCACCAGCTTCAAGGAATCACTAAACGAGATCTGAAAAGGCTATCAAAAACCAGAACTTATTGACGTGCATATTAATCCTTCCATTTGTTATAAATTGCACTGGAATTGCACTTTTTTATTGCAGTTCCGATCAATGGAACATGGTGTCGGTGTTTTGACAACACTTCTGcaagaaaagtgcaatttcagTGCAGAAAACTCCACCAGTTCCTTCAATCGAAAACTCTATTAGCAAAAAGGCAATGGAGATtgtatcacagactaacagacataacactatgagtgaattccctcaaaaaacatcgatccgacaattttcccagaacactagctccaccttttattcacagtcccaatcactcatttactggtgggttacccctcaggtttgggaacaatttttcactagtggtctataccccatatgcttgttcttatgtcagtggcgccataatttcaaatgtggccacagtcccaactacaaatattttttaaaatgaccgttaaagcggacgaagctttgtttttgagt carries:
- the LOC131693766 gene encoding uncharacterized protein LOC131693766 isoform X1, which codes for MSELQFGKLQTARDTAGGRPATDFLNSSIQSKRKKLYVHSPEELPYLLMPEFKLHKSGAHMHYSLNIIEVFNYPDIKEESIEKRECQYPYENITQELPYSFTNCFLYHRVRMELEVCNCTIPTSPKEYSTYFCDIEGLICISKVVIRWLGRTL
- the LOC131693766 gene encoding uncharacterized protein LOC131693766 isoform X2, translating into MSELQFGKLQTARDTAGGRPATDFLNSSIQSKRKKLYVHSPEELPYLLMPEFKLHKSGAHMHYSLNIIEVFNYPDIKEESIEKRECQYPYENITQELPYSFTNCFLYHRVRMELEVCNCTIPTSPKEYSTYFCDIEGLICISKGYLKSFKSRS
- the LOC131693766 gene encoding uncharacterized protein LOC131693766 isoform X3, which produces MSELQFGKLQTARDTAGGRPATDFLNSSIQSKRKKLYVHSPEELPYLLMPEFKLHKSGAHMHYSLNIIEVFNYPDIKEESIEKRECQYPYENITQELPYSFTNCFLYHRVRMELEVCNCTIPTSPKELPCN